In a single window of the Melanotaenia boesemani isolate fMelBoe1 chromosome 22, fMelBoe1.pri, whole genome shotgun sequence genome:
- the agbl5 gene encoding cytosolic carboxypeptidase-like protein 5 isoform X1 has protein sequence MEARFGNIVFSSKFDSGNLARVKKVEKEKLSPSSNTAPSGSSSSGSHLTPDYEFNVWTQPDCAGTEHENGNRSWFYFSVRGAAPGKLLKINVMNMNNQRKLYTQGMAPLVRTLPGKNRWERVRDRPTSEIVDNQFILSFTHRLLVVRGATTYFSFCFPFSYTECQEMLQQLDESYSSAAQLSPSSAPSTVYYHRELLCHSLDGNRVDLLTVTNCSGMRDEREARLPKLFPDTDTPRPHRFAGKRVFFLSSRVHPGETPSSFVFNGFLNFILRRDDPRANMLRNMFVFKLIPMLNPDGVVRGHYRTDSRGVNLNRQYLNPSPELHPSIYAAKTLLLYHHTHNRSHNAQSTTHCNSTAHTQPSPLNIKPTNQHPPPLTALEVSLNQRNAEKDAQPAQPEVPMVMEENWTTTEMGKGIQNSSQSPLETVAPVTVDVSVTQVEEPESVPPQEGGVAYYVDLHGHASKRGCFMYGNSLPDESQQVENMLYPRLIAVNSAHFDFLGCNFSEKNMYARDKRDGQSKEGSGRVAVHKAIGLLHSYTLECNYNTGKTMNTIPPACHDNGRASPPPPSSFPPKYTPEIFEQVGRAVAVSALDMAECNPWPRLVLSEYTCLTNLRAWILKHVRTTKSLNAHCNASSKVHNNSSKASPPKSFNNSFLSGSASENTLSRVRCNSQSSSSQTPSPKMHSSPSFTFGCPPPRTHTQHNGTHTSGRGSNKTLGPVRDTKPQEKRRPPHHRSILRSPSNSHTPSRPPLSPPSSSSSSSSSVCAAGSCPLPASVSMTGISCPDFKAGGSGSAGRSRMPFPMRPGYAGRGFRALTITHHPAETSRETSKDLDPEHILSSITLSKCELQPHISRIPIRRVGSCDVPTHNTKTSLTSPGEKEVSTTMKVCKLSPSLHRHLSLSGVSEEESAIQLASKALLVKSTDRGLCYGANAIIETTAEMDATLQQVGETAVTPMTDAVNMCDTLTLCGEA, from the exons ATGGAGGCTCGCTTTGGCAACATTGTGTTCAGCTCCAAGTTTGACTCAGGGAACCTGGCACGAGTGAAAAAGGTAGAGAAGGAAAAATTAAGCCCTTCTTCTAACACAGCCCCCAGTGGGAGTTCCTCCTCTGGCTCACACCTTACCCCTGACTATGAGTTCAATGTGTGGACGCAGCCAGACTGTGCTGGTACGGAGCACGAGAATGGAAACAG atCTTGGTTTTACTTCAGTGTGCGGGGGGCAGCACCTGGAAAGTTATTGAAAATCAACGTGATGAACATGAACAATCAGAGGAAGCTCTACACCCAGGGCATGGCACCTCTCGTCCGCACATTACCTGGCAAAAACCGATGGGAAAGAGTTCGGGACAGACCCACATCAGAG ATTGTAGATAACCAATTCATCCTTTCATTCACTCACCGGCTGTTGGTGGTGCGAGGGGCTACCACCTACTTCTCCTTCTGCTTTCCATTCTCTTACACTGAATGTCAGgagatgctgcagcagctggatgAGAGCTACTCCAGTGCTGCTCAGCTCAGTCCGAGCAG tGCACCAAGCACTGTGTATTACCATCGGGAGCTGCTGTGCCACTCTCTAGATGGTAATAGGGTGGACCTCCTCACTGTGACCAACTGCAGCGGGATGCGGGATGAGAGAGAGGCTCGTCTGCCCAAGCTGTTTCCTGACACCGACACTCCAAGACCACACCGCTTCGCTGGAAAAAGG gtgTTTTTTCTTAGCAGCCGTGTGCACCCTGGGGAAACTCCCTCATCTTTTGTGTTCAACGGTTTTCTCAACTTCATCCTGAGAAGAGATGACCCGCGTGCAAACATGCTGCGCaacatgtttgtgttcaagCTCATTCCTATGCTCAACCCAGACGGGGTTGTCCGCGGACACTACAG aaCTGATTCCAGAGGTGTGAACTTGAACAGACAGTACTTGAACCCCAGCCCTGAGCTGCATCCTTCAATCTACGCAGCCAAAACCCTATTACTgtaccaccacacacacaaccgTTCACACAATGCACAGTCCACCACACACTGTAACAGCACCGCACACACACAGCCCTCTCCCCTCAACATCAAGCCCACAAATCAACATCCTCCTCCCCTCACGGCTCTCGAAGTCAGCTTGAACCAGCgaaatgcagagaaagatgCACAGCCTGCACAGCCGGAGGTTCCCATGGTGATGGAAGAGAACTGGACCACCACAGAAATGGGGAAAGGAATCCAGAACAGCTCCCAGAGTCCCCTAGAAACTGTAGCTCCTGTCACTGTAGATGTTTCTGTAACACAGGTGGAGGAACCTGAATCAGTGCCACCCCAGGAGGGAGGTGTTGCTTATTATGTGGACTTACATGGCCACGCCTCTAAACGTGGATGCTTCATGTATGGAAATAGCCTCCCTGACGAGAGCCAGCAG GTAGAGAACATGCTGTATCCAAGGTTGATTGCTGTCAATTCAGCCCATTTTGATTTCTTGGGCTGTAATTTCTCAGAGAAAAACATGTATGCCAGAGATAAGAGGGATGGTCAGTCTAAAGAAGGCAGCGGACGGGTCGCTGTTCACAAGGCAATTGGGCTTCTTCACAG TTATACTTTGGAGTGCAATTATAACACAGGAAAAACCATGAACACAATACCCCCAGCCTGCCATGACAACGGCCGGGCAAGcccacctccaccttcatcATTCCCTCCGAAATACACTCCCGAAATATTTGAGCAG GTGGGACGTGCCGTGGCAGTGTCTGCCCTGGACATGGCGGAGTGCAACCCTTGGCCACGCCTCGTGCTGTCTGAGTACACTTGCCTCACAAACCTCAGAGCCTGGATCCTAAAGCACGTCCGCACCACCAAAAGCCTGAACGCACACTGCAACGCTTCCTCAAAAGtgcacaacaacagcagcaaggCGTCCCCGCCAAAAAGCTTCAACAA CAGCTTTCTGTCCGGTTCAGCTTCAGAGAACACCCTTAGCCGTGTTCGCTGTAACAGCCAGAGTAGCAGCAGCCAGACACCCTCCCCAAAAATGCACAGCTCGCCGAGTTTTACCTTTGGCTGCCCTCCACCCCGAACTCACACACAGCACAACGGCACACACACCAGCGGTCGTGGAAGCAACAAGACACTCGGGCCAGTCAGGG ACACTAAGCCTCAGGAGAAGAGACGGCCCCCCCACCACCGCTCCATCCTACGGTCTCCTAGCAACAGCCACACACCCTCCCGTCCCCCACTGTcacccccttcctcctcctcctcctcgtcttctTCAGTTTGTGCAGCAGGTTCCTGTCCCCTCCCAGCCTCCGTCAGTATGACAG GCATCAGCTGCCCGGATTTTAAGGCTGGTGGATCCGGGTCTGCAGGCAGGTCCAGAATGCCTTTTCCCATGCGTCCCGGGTATGCAGGTCGAGGCTTCCGAGCTCTTACGATCACTCATCATCCTGCAGAAACCAGTAGAGAG ACTTCTAAAGACTTGGACCCTGAACATATCCTGTCATCCATCACATTAAGCAA GTGTGAGCTGCAGCCCCACATAAGCCGCATCCCCATCCGAAGAGTGGGGTCGTGTGATGTTCCAACACACAATACCAAAACATCGCTCACTTCACCTGGAGAAAAGGAGGTGTCCACCACCATGAAGGTCTGCAAGCTGAGCCCTAGCCTCCATAGACACCTGTCGCTGTCAG GTGTGTCAGAGGAAGAAAGTGCCATCCAGCTGGCCTCTAAAGCACTGCTGGTGAAGAGTACAGACAGAGGTCTCTGCTACGGAGCGAATGCTATCATAGAGACCACAGCAGAGATGGATGCAACGCTGCAGCAG GTTGGGGAGACTGCAGTAACACCGATGACTGACGCTGTGAACATGTGTGACACACTGACCCTGTGTGGAGAAGCATAG
- the agbl5 gene encoding cytosolic carboxypeptidase-like protein 5 isoform X3 — protein sequence MEARFGNIVFSSKFDSGNLARVKKVEKEKLSPSSNTAPSGSSSSGSHLTPDYEFNVWTQPDCAGTEHENGNRSWFYFSVRGAAPGKLLKINVMNMNNQRKLYTQGMAPLVRTLPGKNRWERVRDRPTSEIVDNQFILSFTHRLLVVRGATTYFSFCFPFSYTECQEMLQQLDESYSSAAQLSPSSAPSTVYYHRELLCHSLDGNRVDLLTVTNCSGMRDEREARLPKLFPDTDTPRPHRFAGKRVFFLSSRVHPGETPSSFVFNGFLNFILRRDDPRANMLRNMFVFKLIPMLNPDGVVRGHYRTDSRGVNLNRQYLNPSPELHPSIYAAKTLLLYHHTHNRSHNAQSTTHCNSTAHTQPSPLNIKPTNQHPPPLTALEVSLNQRNAEKDAQPAQPEVPMVMEENWTTTEMGKGIQNSSQSPLETVAPVTVDVSVTQVEEPESVPPQEGGVAYYVDLHGHASKRGCFMYGNSLPDESQQVENMLYPRLIAVNSAHFDFLGCNFSEKNMYARDKRDGQSKEGSGRVAVHKAIGLLHSYTLECNYNTGKTMNTIPPACHDNGRASPPPPSSFPPKYTPEIFEQVGRAVAVSALDMAECNPWPRLVLSEYTCLTNLRAWILKHVRTTKSLNAHCNASSKVHNNSSKASPPKSFNNSFLSGSASENTLSRVRCNSQSSSSQTPSPKMHSSPSFTFGCPPPRTHTQHNGTHTSGRGSNKTLGPVRGISCPDFKAGGSGSAGRSRMPFPMRPGYAGRGFRALTITHHPAETSRETSKDLDPEHILSSITLSKCELQPHISRIPIRRVGSCDVPTHNTKTSLTSPGEKEVSTTMKVCKLSPSLHRHLSLSGVSEEESAIQLASKALLVKSTDRGLCYGANAIIETTAEMDATLQQVGETAVTPMTDAVNMCDTLTLCGEA from the exons ATGGAGGCTCGCTTTGGCAACATTGTGTTCAGCTCCAAGTTTGACTCAGGGAACCTGGCACGAGTGAAAAAGGTAGAGAAGGAAAAATTAAGCCCTTCTTCTAACACAGCCCCCAGTGGGAGTTCCTCCTCTGGCTCACACCTTACCCCTGACTATGAGTTCAATGTGTGGACGCAGCCAGACTGTGCTGGTACGGAGCACGAGAATGGAAACAG atCTTGGTTTTACTTCAGTGTGCGGGGGGCAGCACCTGGAAAGTTATTGAAAATCAACGTGATGAACATGAACAATCAGAGGAAGCTCTACACCCAGGGCATGGCACCTCTCGTCCGCACATTACCTGGCAAAAACCGATGGGAAAGAGTTCGGGACAGACCCACATCAGAG ATTGTAGATAACCAATTCATCCTTTCATTCACTCACCGGCTGTTGGTGGTGCGAGGGGCTACCACCTACTTCTCCTTCTGCTTTCCATTCTCTTACACTGAATGTCAGgagatgctgcagcagctggatgAGAGCTACTCCAGTGCTGCTCAGCTCAGTCCGAGCAG tGCACCAAGCACTGTGTATTACCATCGGGAGCTGCTGTGCCACTCTCTAGATGGTAATAGGGTGGACCTCCTCACTGTGACCAACTGCAGCGGGATGCGGGATGAGAGAGAGGCTCGTCTGCCCAAGCTGTTTCCTGACACCGACACTCCAAGACCACACCGCTTCGCTGGAAAAAGG gtgTTTTTTCTTAGCAGCCGTGTGCACCCTGGGGAAACTCCCTCATCTTTTGTGTTCAACGGTTTTCTCAACTTCATCCTGAGAAGAGATGACCCGCGTGCAAACATGCTGCGCaacatgtttgtgttcaagCTCATTCCTATGCTCAACCCAGACGGGGTTGTCCGCGGACACTACAG aaCTGATTCCAGAGGTGTGAACTTGAACAGACAGTACTTGAACCCCAGCCCTGAGCTGCATCCTTCAATCTACGCAGCCAAAACCCTATTACTgtaccaccacacacacaaccgTTCACACAATGCACAGTCCACCACACACTGTAACAGCACCGCACACACACAGCCCTCTCCCCTCAACATCAAGCCCACAAATCAACATCCTCCTCCCCTCACGGCTCTCGAAGTCAGCTTGAACCAGCgaaatgcagagaaagatgCACAGCCTGCACAGCCGGAGGTTCCCATGGTGATGGAAGAGAACTGGACCACCACAGAAATGGGGAAAGGAATCCAGAACAGCTCCCAGAGTCCCCTAGAAACTGTAGCTCCTGTCACTGTAGATGTTTCTGTAACACAGGTGGAGGAACCTGAATCAGTGCCACCCCAGGAGGGAGGTGTTGCTTATTATGTGGACTTACATGGCCACGCCTCTAAACGTGGATGCTTCATGTATGGAAATAGCCTCCCTGACGAGAGCCAGCAG GTAGAGAACATGCTGTATCCAAGGTTGATTGCTGTCAATTCAGCCCATTTTGATTTCTTGGGCTGTAATTTCTCAGAGAAAAACATGTATGCCAGAGATAAGAGGGATGGTCAGTCTAAAGAAGGCAGCGGACGGGTCGCTGTTCACAAGGCAATTGGGCTTCTTCACAG TTATACTTTGGAGTGCAATTATAACACAGGAAAAACCATGAACACAATACCCCCAGCCTGCCATGACAACGGCCGGGCAAGcccacctccaccttcatcATTCCCTCCGAAATACACTCCCGAAATATTTGAGCAG GTGGGACGTGCCGTGGCAGTGTCTGCCCTGGACATGGCGGAGTGCAACCCTTGGCCACGCCTCGTGCTGTCTGAGTACACTTGCCTCACAAACCTCAGAGCCTGGATCCTAAAGCACGTCCGCACCACCAAAAGCCTGAACGCACACTGCAACGCTTCCTCAAAAGtgcacaacaacagcagcaaggCGTCCCCGCCAAAAAGCTTCAACAA CAGCTTTCTGTCCGGTTCAGCTTCAGAGAACACCCTTAGCCGTGTTCGCTGTAACAGCCAGAGTAGCAGCAGCCAGACACCCTCCCCAAAAATGCACAGCTCGCCGAGTTTTACCTTTGGCTGCCCTCCACCCCGAACTCACACACAGCACAACGGCACACACACCAGCGGTCGTGGAAGCAACAAGACACTCGGGCCAGTCAGGG GCATCAGCTGCCCGGATTTTAAGGCTGGTGGATCCGGGTCTGCAGGCAGGTCCAGAATGCCTTTTCCCATGCGTCCCGGGTATGCAGGTCGAGGCTTCCGAGCTCTTACGATCACTCATCATCCTGCAGAAACCAGTAGAGAG ACTTCTAAAGACTTGGACCCTGAACATATCCTGTCATCCATCACATTAAGCAA GTGTGAGCTGCAGCCCCACATAAGCCGCATCCCCATCCGAAGAGTGGGGTCGTGTGATGTTCCAACACACAATACCAAAACATCGCTCACTTCACCTGGAGAAAAGGAGGTGTCCACCACCATGAAGGTCTGCAAGCTGAGCCCTAGCCTCCATAGACACCTGTCGCTGTCAG GTGTGTCAGAGGAAGAAAGTGCCATCCAGCTGGCCTCTAAAGCACTGCTGGTGAAGAGTACAGACAGAGGTCTCTGCTACGGAGCGAATGCTATCATAGAGACCACAGCAGAGATGGATGCAACGCTGCAGCAG GTTGGGGAGACTGCAGTAACACCGATGACTGACGCTGTGAACATGTGTGACACACTGACCCTGTGTGGAGAAGCATAG
- the agbl5 gene encoding cytosolic carboxypeptidase-like protein 5 isoform X2, whose protein sequence is MEARFGNIVFSSKFDSGNLARVKKVEKEKLSPSSNTAPSGSSSSGSHLTPDYEFNVWTQPDCAGTEHENGNRSWFYFSVRGAAPGKLLKINVMNMNNQRKLYTQGMAPLVRTLPGKNRWERVRDRPTSEIVDNQFILSFTHRLLVVRGATTYFSFCFPFSYTECQEMLQQLDESYSSAAQLSPSSAPSTVYYHRELLCHSLDGNRVDLLTVTNCSGMRDEREARLPKLFPDTDTPRPHRFAGKRVFFLSSRVHPGETPSSFVFNGFLNFILRRDDPRANMLRNMFVFKLIPMLNPDGVVRGHYRTDSRGVNLNRQYLNPSPELHPSIYAAKTLLLYHHTHNRSHNAQSTTHCNSTAHTQPSPLNIKPTNQHPPPLTALEVSLNQRNAEKDAQPAQPEVPMVMEENWTTTEMGKGIQNSSQSPLETVAPVTVDVSVTQVEEPESVPPQEGGVAYYVDLHGHASKRGCFMYGNSLPDESQQVENMLYPRLIAVNSAHFDFLGCNFSEKNMYARDKRDGQSKEGSGRVAVHKAIGLLHSYTLECNYNTGKTMNTIPPACHDNGRASPPPPSSFPPKYTPEIFEQVGRAVAVSALDMAECNPWPRLVLSEYTCLTNLRAWILKHVRTTKSLNAHCNASSKVHNNSSKASPPKSFNNFLSGSASENTLSRVRCNSQSSSSQTPSPKMHSSPSFTFGCPPPRTHTQHNGTHTSGRGSNKTLGPVRDTKPQEKRRPPHHRSILRSPSNSHTPSRPPLSPPSSSSSSSSSVCAAGSCPLPASVSMTGISCPDFKAGGSGSAGRSRMPFPMRPGYAGRGFRALTITHHPAETSRETSKDLDPEHILSSITLSKCELQPHISRIPIRRVGSCDVPTHNTKTSLTSPGEKEVSTTMKVCKLSPSLHRHLSLSGVSEEESAIQLASKALLVKSTDRGLCYGANAIIETTAEMDATLQQVGETAVTPMTDAVNMCDTLTLCGEA, encoded by the exons ATGGAGGCTCGCTTTGGCAACATTGTGTTCAGCTCCAAGTTTGACTCAGGGAACCTGGCACGAGTGAAAAAGGTAGAGAAGGAAAAATTAAGCCCTTCTTCTAACACAGCCCCCAGTGGGAGTTCCTCCTCTGGCTCACACCTTACCCCTGACTATGAGTTCAATGTGTGGACGCAGCCAGACTGTGCTGGTACGGAGCACGAGAATGGAAACAG atCTTGGTTTTACTTCAGTGTGCGGGGGGCAGCACCTGGAAAGTTATTGAAAATCAACGTGATGAACATGAACAATCAGAGGAAGCTCTACACCCAGGGCATGGCACCTCTCGTCCGCACATTACCTGGCAAAAACCGATGGGAAAGAGTTCGGGACAGACCCACATCAGAG ATTGTAGATAACCAATTCATCCTTTCATTCACTCACCGGCTGTTGGTGGTGCGAGGGGCTACCACCTACTTCTCCTTCTGCTTTCCATTCTCTTACACTGAATGTCAGgagatgctgcagcagctggatgAGAGCTACTCCAGTGCTGCTCAGCTCAGTCCGAGCAG tGCACCAAGCACTGTGTATTACCATCGGGAGCTGCTGTGCCACTCTCTAGATGGTAATAGGGTGGACCTCCTCACTGTGACCAACTGCAGCGGGATGCGGGATGAGAGAGAGGCTCGTCTGCCCAAGCTGTTTCCTGACACCGACACTCCAAGACCACACCGCTTCGCTGGAAAAAGG gtgTTTTTTCTTAGCAGCCGTGTGCACCCTGGGGAAACTCCCTCATCTTTTGTGTTCAACGGTTTTCTCAACTTCATCCTGAGAAGAGATGACCCGCGTGCAAACATGCTGCGCaacatgtttgtgttcaagCTCATTCCTATGCTCAACCCAGACGGGGTTGTCCGCGGACACTACAG aaCTGATTCCAGAGGTGTGAACTTGAACAGACAGTACTTGAACCCCAGCCCTGAGCTGCATCCTTCAATCTACGCAGCCAAAACCCTATTACTgtaccaccacacacacaaccgTTCACACAATGCACAGTCCACCACACACTGTAACAGCACCGCACACACACAGCCCTCTCCCCTCAACATCAAGCCCACAAATCAACATCCTCCTCCCCTCACGGCTCTCGAAGTCAGCTTGAACCAGCgaaatgcagagaaagatgCACAGCCTGCACAGCCGGAGGTTCCCATGGTGATGGAAGAGAACTGGACCACCACAGAAATGGGGAAAGGAATCCAGAACAGCTCCCAGAGTCCCCTAGAAACTGTAGCTCCTGTCACTGTAGATGTTTCTGTAACACAGGTGGAGGAACCTGAATCAGTGCCACCCCAGGAGGGAGGTGTTGCTTATTATGTGGACTTACATGGCCACGCCTCTAAACGTGGATGCTTCATGTATGGAAATAGCCTCCCTGACGAGAGCCAGCAG GTAGAGAACATGCTGTATCCAAGGTTGATTGCTGTCAATTCAGCCCATTTTGATTTCTTGGGCTGTAATTTCTCAGAGAAAAACATGTATGCCAGAGATAAGAGGGATGGTCAGTCTAAAGAAGGCAGCGGACGGGTCGCTGTTCACAAGGCAATTGGGCTTCTTCACAG TTATACTTTGGAGTGCAATTATAACACAGGAAAAACCATGAACACAATACCCCCAGCCTGCCATGACAACGGCCGGGCAAGcccacctccaccttcatcATTCCCTCCGAAATACACTCCCGAAATATTTGAGCAG GTGGGACGTGCCGTGGCAGTGTCTGCCCTGGACATGGCGGAGTGCAACCCTTGGCCACGCCTCGTGCTGTCTGAGTACACTTGCCTCACAAACCTCAGAGCCTGGATCCTAAAGCACGTCCGCACCACCAAAAGCCTGAACGCACACTGCAACGCTTCCTCAAAAGtgcacaacaacagcagcaaggCGTCCCCGCCAAAAAGCTTCAACAA CTTTCTGTCCGGTTCAGCTTCAGAGAACACCCTTAGCCGTGTTCGCTGTAACAGCCAGAGTAGCAGCAGCCAGACACCCTCCCCAAAAATGCACAGCTCGCCGAGTTTTACCTTTGGCTGCCCTCCACCCCGAACTCACACACAGCACAACGGCACACACACCAGCGGTCGTGGAAGCAACAAGACACTCGGGCCAGTCAGGG ACACTAAGCCTCAGGAGAAGAGACGGCCCCCCCACCACCGCTCCATCCTACGGTCTCCTAGCAACAGCCACACACCCTCCCGTCCCCCACTGTcacccccttcctcctcctcctcctcgtcttctTCAGTTTGTGCAGCAGGTTCCTGTCCCCTCCCAGCCTCCGTCAGTATGACAG GCATCAGCTGCCCGGATTTTAAGGCTGGTGGATCCGGGTCTGCAGGCAGGTCCAGAATGCCTTTTCCCATGCGTCCCGGGTATGCAGGTCGAGGCTTCCGAGCTCTTACGATCACTCATCATCCTGCAGAAACCAGTAGAGAG ACTTCTAAAGACTTGGACCCTGAACATATCCTGTCATCCATCACATTAAGCAA GTGTGAGCTGCAGCCCCACATAAGCCGCATCCCCATCCGAAGAGTGGGGTCGTGTGATGTTCCAACACACAATACCAAAACATCGCTCACTTCACCTGGAGAAAAGGAGGTGTCCACCACCATGAAGGTCTGCAAGCTGAGCCCTAGCCTCCATAGACACCTGTCGCTGTCAG GTGTGTCAGAGGAAGAAAGTGCCATCCAGCTGGCCTCTAAAGCACTGCTGGTGAAGAGTACAGACAGAGGTCTCTGCTACGGAGCGAATGCTATCATAGAGACCACAGCAGAGATGGATGCAACGCTGCAGCAG GTTGGGGAGACTGCAGTAACACCGATGACTGACGCTGTGAACATGTGTGACACACTGACCCTGTGTGGAGAAGCATAG